GATTGATGCCGTCCCTACACATGTTGAGCGTAATAATGTCAGAATCTTGGATCATGCTGTTGTGGACACACTGCAAGCACTAGAAGCACTTGCTGTATCTGAGGAAACCACCCAGCCTCAGTCTAACAGCATTGCAGGTTACATTATTACTGTGATCACACAATCTTACTAGACTCTGTGCTTGTTATATAGCAAACTTTAACTGATAGATAATTGATAACGGCTTTAAATAATATATGCATGATCAGCCAAACACAAATGTATGAGAGAGTTTAGCTGATTGGAAAATTTTAGAATGGGAACTTTTGGTGTGTACTTAATAAATTTGTAATAACCAAGTTCAATTAACAAATTTACAACCTTTTACAAATTTGTGTAAATGGAGTAAAATGCATAGGTAAAAGAATGTGTTGTAACAGAAGATTAAATGTTGAAGTTAATTTATCAAAAACATTAATTcggtaaatatataaataaatatgaactaTTAAGATAAACAGTGTAACAAAAACTTACTTGCTCACCATTTTTACTTACAGGAACCGGCATATCACGAGCTTTTAGTCCAGAGTCCTCATCAGATTCAGGAAATGAGACCAACTCCTCAGAGATGACAGAGAGCTCAGAACAAACTGCAGGCCACAGACTGTCTGAGAATCCTATGCGTCTTCTGGTGGCAACCACAGAGGGATACCAGCCCCTTCAGGAGGAAAAGACAGAATTCCCTGTCTCCCCTTGCACCAGAGGGTCTATTCCTAAGCCACCACGCAGTCCCTCAAGACGCAAAGACTTGGCAGTTCAACCAACAACAGTGCCTTCAATGCATAATCTACCTTCTTCTGATAATCCAGAGACAGAGCCTGAGGCAAAGGCAGATAAGTCCTTGGGTAAATATCTGGTCAAATCTCACTCGAGCACGCTTTTGAATACTGGAAAAAGATTGAAAGCAATGGCGACTGAGGGAagacgaataaaaaaaaataaggatgcACCAGGCAAGTATAACACCTTCAGTGGAAGAGAAAGTAATAGAAGAAGACAATTGGTTGTGAAAGAATTCTGTGAAAGATTTCAAGGGCTACAGTCCCCAATAGAAAATGAGCCTTCAGGGAGCCAGGTTACAGAATCTCTTGGTTCAAGAGAGGATCTAACTGGCAGCAATATTAGTCTCCCCACAAAGAAGTTTCAGGATACTGAACAAACTGAAACCTATAAGGATGATCAACAGATTCTTCCTCCATTACGACAAGGAGTGGCACGACTGTGTGAGTACCACCTAGCCAAGCGTATTTCTTCTTTGCAGAATGAAGCTCTGTGTTCTCTTCAAAGTTCCCAATCCTCGTCTCTGGATGTCGGTGGCAGTACAGGAAGTAGTGCTTCTGCAACACCAGTGGACTCCCCACATTGTGCCACTGACTGCAAAAGCAATTTCTCTGGCTCTTCCTCCTCCCTCCTGCTCACGTCAAGGGACCTTCACCCTCATGCAGATGCTGCTCTCTTGAGGAAGATGCTGCCAAATGTACATCCCCCGGGATCAAATCCACCCCTCAGTGTCCGACCATCCAAAGTCAAGGAAACCACAGGTACAGCTCGAAGGAGCAACCTTCTAAGTGATCTGCATGAAAAAGATGGCAGTGCAATAAGTATAAACACAAAGGAGGGGAGTGAGGCTTATCGGCAGTTGATTGATTATCTAACAGTCAGCCATATGCATCAGGGTGGCAAAGGCTTTAGGGCAGGGTTTGAGGGCAGCAAAAAAGACCAAAGAAAGCATATCAAAAACTCTTCATTCTTTATAGACAAGGTTAAAGGTAAAGGGAACTTTAGTATCAAATGTCCCTGCATGCCTCCTTCTCCTTCACTGGTTCTCAGCTCAAACCCTAGTGCAGATTCTCCAAAAATATTCCACTCAACAACTTTGCCTGCTAAATTGAAGAGGAGTCCTGATTTGCATGCTCAGAGACCTGTCAGCAACATTGATGTAAGGCCTAATCATTCTGAAAGAAGAAGGTCATATTCTGGCCTCAATTGTGAATTAGAGCAAAGTTTTAACCTTGATCAGTTCTCATCTTTAAATAGGAACCACTTTGAAGGGATACCTCATGCAAGCACAGATGACTTGCTCATATCTGACTGCAGGATGACACTTGCTGTCCAACAGACGCTTAATgattctttttgtctctctagTGTAGCTGGCACAGAAGACCGCGGAATGCTGTTGAGAGGAGGAGACTTACCTGCTAATTTACCAAGGCACATCAAAACCTGTGCCATCCCTCTACCCCAACCACCACCACTATCActtccaccaccaccaacaataCCTCCTCCACCTCAATCAAGGCTGTCAAAGAGCACCAGTTACATTGGGCCAACACAAGAGTCACTTGTCCCTCTTAGACAGAACCATCTAACTTCTCAAGGGTTAAATCAATGTAACACCAATAGTCCAAATCGTGGCAGAGACATAATTAGAAGTACCAGTTTTATAACTGCAGGATCTGGAAATATTGATGCACTGATTGAGAAATCAAGAGCATCATCACTGGCCAGAAATCAGCAGGACAATTTGCATGCAACTGAGCCACAACTACAAAGAAGAACTCCCAAGAATAAGCTGTCAAAAAGCTACTCACAAGGTTCAGTAGCATCCCAGACCATGGGTTGGTCTGTAAGCAACAGGGACAGCAGAATGGATTGTGCGATTTCTCCAGGACAAAAGGATGCAAAGCAGATAAGTTCTGCACAGAAGCTGGATATAAATCCCTGGACATGCAATAGTCCATTCAGTTACTGTTTcttcaaaaagaaaaaccagACAGTGGAGGATGAAGGGGGCATAGGAGATGGTTTGAGAAGGCAGCTTTGTCACTTGGATGAACCAGGACCTTCTCAATACAACCCAGACACTTGTGTTATAGACACGATTGGAGAACAGCTGTATGCAGAAGTTTTGAACAACATGACCTTTGGGGACAGACTTGTTCGCATTAATGCCCTAAAGGACCACACGTATGTGTACCCTGCTGTTTTTTCTGATGTTCGAAGAGATGCCAGTGAGCTGATTGCTGTGGTGCGTTCTAGTGTGGGCAGAAGTGATAGAGGTGCCCCACCTATGCAGACAGAGCAGCTGGCACAGTACAAGCACTTGCTAGCAATCGAATCTAAAGCACTTGGGCAGGCATGCCACAGGATGGCTCAAGCACATGGCAGCCCAGAGGAGATGTTGCTGGCAGTCAGTTCCAGTTTTCAGGTGCTTTGTAGCTTATCTGAGATCTGCATGTGCTTGGTTCGTGGCTTAGGTGCTTCAGCCAGCCAGCAACAGCGTGAGGTTGCGGCCAAGGTTGATGAGGTGGTCATGAACTACATGTGCTTGCTTCGGGCAGCTGAGGGAGCCTCTGGGAGTTCTCCTGGGGACCAAAGTGTTAAAACACTTGATCGCCATTCTAGCACCATGTCGGCTATCGTCAACACTCTCACCCGCTCTCTGAAAACACTACTCAACAAGTAGGCC
This genomic window from Tachysurus fulvidraco isolate hzauxx_2018 chromosome 18, HZAU_PFXX_2.0, whole genome shotgun sequence contains:
- the LOC113649052 gene encoding FERM and PDZ domain-containing protein 4-like isoform X4 codes for the protein MHMPEKNLRALVKHLELFLSHKNKSTGWPPPSGSWTGLQGATSYEWDATSTRDPRDCFINQASQSSGSLEEIGVQVLPPAPRRVEMRRDPVLGFGFVAGSEKPVVVRSVTPGGPSEGKLIPGDEIIMINEEEVATVPRERVIDLVRSCKESILLTVVQPYPSPKSAFISAAKKAKLKSNPVKVRFAEEVIINGQLPDTVKDNSLLFMPNVLKVYLENGQTKSFRFDNSTSIKDVIMTLQEKLSIKCIEHFSLVLEQRLEEYGSRLLLLHEQEMLTMVTQRPGSHKMKCFFRISFVPKDPVDLLRRDAVAFEYLYVQSCNDVVRERFGPEVKYDAALRLAALQMYILCLTTRPTQKFSMKYIQKQWGLAHFLPPAVFSSMKEKNIKKALTHILKTNQNLVAPGKKLTILQAKVHYLKYLSDLRLYGGRVFKSLLLQGDKETGVTLLVGPRYGISHVINVKTNLVSLLADFSHVNRIEILTEDEVNVRVELHVLDVKPITLIMESSDAMNLACLTAGYYRLLVDSRRSIFNMAHSNSNGEIDSGQDPRELEWQYSTSLGICEDLNNQEIIPSYRPEIDYPQDQAREDSIGSSYVPEPLPPPYPGHSGERSQVRSRSPQLPPLPPVQHQPQESPRSAKVSFIFRDPLLNPRNLGYQRLVDESPELLERPSFISSNDLGFGSPDGETFQIRPHVVYSNIGEGKIFDNAEGIEEPLLRDLCYAETTDDVEDEDEASCEEDTPAIPGEGEAGLPTNKITFLTLSGSSDDIIDLTALPPPEGDDDEDENDAILLSLNMAIAAPPPGFRDSSDEEGAESKSHPQSCRSNDSIPVSLIDAVPTHVERNNVRILDHAVVDTLQALEALAVSEETTQPQSNSIAGTGISRAFSPESSSDSGNETNSSEMTESSEQTAGHRLSENPMRLLVATTEGYQPLQEEKTEFPVSPCTRGSIPKPPRSPSRRKDLAVQPTTVPSMHNLPSSDNPETEPEAKADKSLGKYLVKSHSSTLLNTGKRLKAMATEGRRIKKNKDAPGKYNTFSGRESNRRRQLVVKEFCERFQGLQSPIENEPSGSQVTESLGSREDLTGSNISLPTKKFQDTEQTETYKDDQQILPPLRQGVARLCEYHLAKRISSLQNEALCSLQSSQSSSLDVGGSTGSSASATPVDSPHCATDCKSNFSGSSSSLLLTSRDLHPHADAALLRKMLPNVHPPGSNPPLSVRPSKVKETTGTARRSNLLSDLHEKDGSAISINTKEGSEAYRQLIDYLTVSHMHQGGKGFRAGFEGSKKDQRKHIKNSSFFIDKVKGKGNFSIKCPCMPPSPSLVLSSNPSADSPKIFHSTTLPAKLKRSPDLHAQRPVSNIDVRPNHSERRRSYSGLNCELEQSFNLDQFSSLNRNHFEGIPHASTDDLLISDCRMTLAVQQTLNDSFCLSSVAGTEDRGMLLRGGDLPANLPRHIKTCAIPLPQPPPLSLPPPPTIPPPPQSRLSKSTSYIGPTQESLVPLRQNHLTSQGLNQCNTNSPNRGRDIIRSTSFITAGSGNIDALIEKSRASSLARNQQDNLHATEPQLQRRTPKNKLSKSYSQGSVASQTMGWSVSNRDSRMDCAISPGQKDAKQISSAQKLDINPWTCNSPFSYCFFKKKNQTVEDEGGIGDGLRRQLCHLDEPGPSQYNPDTCVIDTIGEQLYAEVLNNMTFGDRLVRINALKDHTYVYPAVFSDVRRDASELIAVVRSSVGRSDRGAPPMQTEQLAQYKHLLAIESKALGQACHRMAQAHGSPEEMLLAVSSSFQVLCSLSEICMCLVRGLGASASQQQREVAAKVDEVVMNYMCLLRAAEGASGSSPGDQSVKTLDRHSSTMSAIVNTLTRSLKTLLNK
- the LOC113649052 gene encoding FERM and PDZ domain-containing protein 4-like isoform X5; protein product: MDVFGFSKMAKLSGHKNKSTGWPPPSGSWTGLQGATSYEWDATSTRDPRDCFINQASQSSGSLEEIGVQVLPPAPRRVEMRRDPVLGFGFVAGSEKPVVVRSVTPGGPSEGKLIPGDEIIMINEEEVATVPRERVIDLVRSCKESILLTVVQPYPSPKSAFISAAKKAKLKSNPVKVRFAEEVIINGQLPDTVKDNSLLFMPNVLKVYLENGQTKSFRFDNSTSIKDVIMTLQEKLSIKCIEHFSLVLEQRLEEYGSRLLLLHEQEMLTMVTQRPGSHKMKCFFRISFVPKDPVDLLRRDAVAFEYLYVQSCNDVVRERFGPEVKYDAALRLAALQMYILCLTTRPTQKFSMKYIQKQWGLAHFLPPAVFSSMKEKNIKKALTHILKTNQNLVAPGKKLTILQAKVHYLKYLSDLRLYGGRVFKSLLLQGDKETGVTLLVGPRYGISHVINVKTNLVSLLADFSHVNRIEILTEDEVNVRVELHVLDVKPITLIMESSDAMNLACLTAGYYRLLVDSRRSIFNMAHSNSNGEIDSGQDPRELEWQYSTSLGICEDLNNQEIIPSYRPEIDYPQDQAREDSIGSSYVPEPLPPPYPGHSGERSQVRSRSPQLPPLPPVQHQPQESPRSAKVSFIFRDPLLNPRNLGYQRLVDESPELLERPSFISSNDLGFGSPDGETFQIRPHVVYSNIGEGKIFDNAEGIEEPLLRDLCYAETTDDVEDEDEASCEEDTPAIPGEGEAGLPTNKITFLTLSGSSDDIIDLTALPPPEGDDDEDENDAILLSLNMAIAAPPPGFRDSSDEEGAESKSHPQSCRSNDSIPVSLIDAVPTHVERNNVRILDHAVVDTLQALEALAVSEETTQPQSNSIAGTGISRAFSPESSSDSGNETNSSEMTESSEQTAGHRLSENPMRLLVATTEGYQPLQEEKTEFPVSPCTRGSIPKPPRSPSRRKDLAVQPTTVPSMHNLPSSDNPETEPEAKADKSLGKYLVKSHSSTLLNTGKRLKAMATEGRRIKKNKDAPGKYNTFSGRESNRRRQLVVKEFCERFQGLQSPIENEPSGSQVTESLGSREDLTGSNISLPTKKFQDTEQTETYKDDQQILPPLRQGVARLCEYHLAKRISSLQNEALCSLQSSQSSSLDVGGSTGSSASATPVDSPHCATDCKSNFSGSSSSLLLTSRDLHPHADAALLRKMLPNVHPPGSNPPLSVRPSKVKETTGTARRSNLLSDLHEKDGSAISINTKEGSEAYRQLIDYLTVSHMHQGGKGFRAGFEGSKKDQRKHIKNSSFFIDKVKGKGNFSIKCPCMPPSPSLVLSSNPSADSPKIFHSTTLPAKLKRSPDLHAQRPVSNIDVRPNHSERRRSYSGLNCELEQSFNLDQFSSLNRNHFEGIPHASTDDLLISDCRMTLAVQQTLNDSFCLSSVAGTEDRGMLLRGGDLPANLPRHIKTCAIPLPQPPPLSLPPPPTIPPPPQSRLSKSTSYIGPTQESLVPLRQNHLTSQGLNQCNTNSPNRGRDIIRSTSFITAGSGNIDALIEKSRASSLARNQQDNLHATEPQLQRRTPKNKLSKSYSQGSVASQTMGWSVSNRDSRMDCAISPGQKDAKQISSAQKLDINPWTCNSPFSYCFFKKKNQTVEDEGGIGDGLRRQLCHLDEPGPSQYNPDTCVIDTIGEQLYAEVLNNMTFGDRLVRINALKDHTYVYPAVFSDVRRDASELIAVVRSSVGRSDRGAPPMQTEQLAQYKHLLAIESKALGQACHRMAQAHGSPEEMLLAVSSSFQVLCSLSEICMCLVRGLGASASQQQREVAAKVDEVVMNYMCLLRAAEGASGSSPGDQSVKTLDRHSSTMSAIVNTLTRSLKTLLNK